One window of Streptococcus suis genomic DNA carries:
- a CDS encoding PRD domain-containing protein, whose translation MKIDKVYNNNVVQVLDNHGRELIVMGKGLCFQKRTGDDLDESKIEKTFASQNDHQVQDLLALNLTMKPGELEVVNQIALMAEQTLDIQLDLSFYIALGDHLNFVFQRSREGLEMENPLALEVRKFYPQEYQIGLDSLDLIRDKLGLDLDKVEAVSIALHIINAQKNGSLGRETQKISRIVGQILSIVRLHFGQGLDEDDTSYHRFVTHVQYFAQRVANGKIEGVNDAFLYEQVKANYPSAFECTKKIRRYISAEYDFEMSKDEQVYLTIHIQRLKPM comes from the coding sequence ATGAAGATTGATAAGGTCTACAATAACAATGTGGTTCAAGTTCTGGATAATCATGGACGGGAATTGATTGTCATGGGGAAGGGACTATGTTTTCAAAAGCGTACGGGTGATGACCTAGACGAAAGCAAAATCGAAAAGACTTTCGCCTCACAAAATGATCATCAGGTCCAGGACTTGTTGGCCCTCAATTTGACCATGAAGCCAGGAGAGTTGGAAGTGGTCAATCAGATTGCTCTTATGGCTGAGCAGACCTTGGATATTCAACTGGATTTGTCTTTCTACATTGCCCTGGGTGATCATCTTAACTTTGTCTTCCAGCGTAGTCGGGAAGGCCTAGAGATGGAAAATCCATTGGCTTTGGAGGTGCGTAAATTCTATCCCCAAGAATACCAGATTGGTTTGGATTCTCTAGATTTAATCAGAGATAAACTAGGTTTGGATTTGGACAAGGTAGAGGCGGTTTCTATCGCCCTCCATATTATCAATGCTCAGAAGAATGGTTCCTTGGGACGAGAAACGCAGAAAATTAGTCGGATTGTAGGACAGATTTTATCGATTGTGCGCTTGCATTTCGGCCAGGGTCTGGATGAGGATGATACCAGCTACCACCGCTTTGTCACTCATGTCCAGTATTTTGCACAGAGGGTGGCAAATGGCAAAATCGAAGGGGTTAATGATGCCTTCCTTTATGAACAAGTCAAGGCCAATTATCCGAGCGCCTTTGAATGCACTAAGAAAATCCGTCGCTACATCAGTGCGGAATACGACTTTGAAATGTCCAAGGATGAACAAGTCTATCTGACCATCCACATTCAGCGTCTCAAACCTATGTAA